The following is a genomic window from Bacteroidia bacterium.
GAATCCCGGAAATCCGCTCTTCAGGCCTTGCTCATCACAGGTGCCGGAGGACTCACCCTGCTCGGCGGCATCATTCTTCTCAGTATCGCCGGAGGAGGATTTTCCATCACGGACCTCGTGAGCAAGGCCGGCGACATCCGTTCGCACGCTCTGTATCTTCCCGCCCTGCTTCTGATTCTGATCGGGGCGTTCACGAAGTCCGCCCAGGTACCCTTTCATTTCTGGCTTCCCGGCGCGATGGCCGCGCCGGCGCCGGTGAGCGCGTATCTGCATTCCGCGACCATGGTCAAGGCGGGCGTTTTCCTCCTCGCGCGTCTGACACCCGTGCTGGGCTACACCGCCGAGTGGCATTACCTGGTGACGCTCGCCGGTGCGGCCACGATGATCGTTGGTGCGGTGATCGCCTACACGCAGACCGACCTGAAGCGCCTGCTCGCGTTTTCGACCGTCAGTGCATTGGGGACGCTGGTGATGCTGCTGGGTATCGGCACCGAACTGGCGGCGAAAGCGGCCATGGTGTTTCTCGTGGTGCATTCGCTGTACAAAGGCGCGCTGTTCATGGTGGCCGGAAGCATCGATCACGAGGCGGGGACGCGGGACGTTCGTTCGCTGCGGGGATTGATACACGTGATGCCGATGACAGGCATCGCCGCGGGACTTGCCGCGCTTTCCATGACGGGCTTCCCTCCCCTGCTCGGCTTCATCAGCAAAGAGCTTATGTACGAAGCGAAAATGCAGGCGCCCGACGCTTCGCTGCTGATACTGACCCTGGGTGTCGCGGCAAACGCGCTCACCATAGCCGTGGCCCTCATGGTGGGGATTCGGCCGTTCCTCGGCAAGGCGGATCAGGTGCCCGCGGGCACACACGAGGGCTATCCCTCGCTGTGGGCCGGTCCGCTGTTTATGGGATTCGCCGGTCTTTTATTTGGCCTCTTCCCCGATCTGATCGCGGGACCGGTGCTCTCCCCCGCCGTGGCCGCCATACGCGCGGAGCATGTCGCGCTGGAACTCCATCTCTGGCACGGCATCAATCCCGTGCTGCTGCTCAGCATCGCGACGGTGATCCTGGGCGTCGCGCTGTACGCGTTGCGCGAGAAAAGCCGTTTGCTCGCCGGGACCTGGGCGCCTCCGCAGCGCCTGCGGCCCGGCGCAGTGTATCAGCGCGCGGTGGCGCACCTTCCCGCCTTGGCGGCACGACTCGCCGGCACGCTGCAAAGCGGCTATCTGCGCACCTATCTGGTCATCGTCCTCTCCGCGTTCATCGTGCTCATGGGCACGGCGCTGCTGCGCCTGCACGCATGGCCCGTGATGGACGGCTTCGATGACGTAACGCCCTTCGAATGGGGTCTGGTGCTGCTCATGCTGGCGGCGATACTCGTCGTACTGTTTTCCCGCACGCGTCTCGCCGCACTCGCGGGATTGGGCATCGTGGGATACGGCATTGCGGTAATTTTCATCTTTTATGGCGCGGCGGACCTCGCCATTACGCAAATTCTCATCGAAACACTCACGGTCATCATTTTCGTCCTCGTGGTGTATCATCTTCCGCAGTTCACGCATCGCTCCCCCAACGCGACACGGGTGCGCGACGGCGTTATCGCGGTGTTTTCCGGCGGCATCGTGACCGCGCTGGCCCTGCTCGCGGCGGATGTGCAGCTCTTTCCCTCCATCGCCGAGTCCTTCGCGCAGAAAAGTCTGACCGAAGGATTCGGAAGAAATGTGGTGAATGTGATTCTTGTGGATTTTCGCGCGCTTGATACGCTCGGTGAGATTACCGTGCTCGCCGTAGCGGCCGTCGGAGTCTTTGCGCTGATCCGTTTGCGTCCGCTGAAAAAGGAGGAAGGAAAGTGAATTCCGTCATCCTCCGCATCGCCGCGCGCCATCTCACGCTCATGCTCCTGCTCGCATCGGTCATCCTGCTGCTGCGCGGACACAACGCGCCGGGCGGCGGCTTTATCGGCGGATTGCTCGCGGCCTCCGCCGTGGCCCTGCGCGCCATGGCCTGCGGTGTGGACGACGCGCGCCGGCTGCTGCGCTTCGATCCCCGCACGCTGATCAACGGCGGATTGCTCGTGGCGCTGAGCAGCGGATTGCCGGCACTGTTCTCGGACCAGCCGTTCATGACGGGGATGTGGATAGTCCCGGAACTGCCGCTGATCGGCGCGCTCCCGCTCGGGACGCCGCTATGGTTCGATCTGGGCGTGTACTTCGCCGTGATCGGTTTTACGCTGACGATCTTTTTCACGCTGGCCGAGGCGCCGGGAGAGAAACAGACATGACTATCCTTCTCTCCATATTGAGCGGCGCACTGTTCGCGGCGGGCGTGTATCTGTTGCTGCGGCGCAATCTGATCCGCATCGTGCTCGGTCTCATTTTCATCGGACATGCGGCGAATCTGCTCATCCTGCTGTCGGACGGCCTGAGCAAGGCCGCGCCGCCGATTATCGCGCAAGGGCGGCAGGTGCTCGAGCCACCGTACGCGGATCCTCTGCCACAGGCGCTGATTCTGACCGCCATCGTCATCAGTTTCGGCGTGTTCGCGTTTTTTCTCGTGCTCATCAAGCGCAGCTATCAGGTGCGCGGCAGCGACGACATCGATCAGTTCCGGGAGAGCGGCACATGATGCTCATGCTCCCCATACTGCTGCCATTGGCCGGTGCCGCGCTGTCGTCGCTTCTGCGGGCACGCATGCTTGCGCAGCATATCATCGCCGGAGTGGTCACTGCGGGCATGCTTCTGGTGAGCGTACTCCTGCTGCACCGCGTGCAGAGCGAAGGCATACAGGTGCTGCAGGTCGGCGGCTGGGATCCCCCCTTCGGCATTACGCTCGTCGCGGACACGTTTTCGGCATTGATGCTGCTGTTGACCGCGCTGCTCGGCTTTGCCGTGACGGTGTATTCCTTCGCGGGTATTGACGAGCAGCGGAAGCAGCACGGCTATTTCCGTTTGCTGCTCGTCCTGCTGATGGGTGTATCCGGTGCGTTTCTCACCGGCGATCTGTTCAATCTCTACGTCTGGTTCGAGGTCATGCTCATCGCATCCTTCGTGCTGATGGTGCTGGGCAGCGAGCGCGCACAGCTCGAAGGAGCGATCAAATATGTGACGATGAACTTGCTGGCATCGGTGCTGTTTCTGATCGGCATCGGCGTGCTGTACGGCAAAACGGGATCGCTGAATTTCGCCGATCTCGCCGTACGCCTGAGCAGCAATCCCCAGGGAGCGCTGGTGAACGTCTCGGCCGTGCTCTTCCTCATCGCCTTCGGTATCAAGGCGGCGGTCTTTCCCTTCTTTTTCTGGCTGCCGGATTCCTATCATGTGCCGCCTCCTGCCGTCACGGCCATATTTTCCGGCCTGCTCACCAAGGTCGGCATATACGCGACATTACGGACTTTTTCCACCATTTTCGTGCACGATCAGGGCTTCACGCAGCCGTACTTCCTTATCGTCGCGGGACTGACCATGGTGATCGGCGTGCTCGGCGCCGTCGCGCAGGGCGAGATGCGGCGGCTGCTCTCGTTTCACATCATCAGTCAGATCGGCTACGCGATGATGGGTATAGGGATATTCACCGGGGCCGCGCTTTCGGGCGTGCTGTATTTTACCCTACATGTCGCCATAGCGAAAGCGGGGTTGTTCCTCGTCGCGGGATACATACTCGCGGTACACGGAAGCACGACGCTGAAGGACCTCGGCGGTCTGCTCCGCTCTTCGCCCTTCGTCGCCATACTTTTTCTCATCCTCGCGCTGGCGCTTGCGGGACTGCCGCCGCTGTCCGGCTTCTTCGCGAAATACGCGCTGATACAGGCGGGGCTTGAAGCCGGCAGTTATGTGATAGTCGCGACGGCGCTGGCCGTGAGCGTGTTGACGCTGTTCTCCATGACGAAAATCTGGGGCGAGGCCTTCTGGCGCGAGCGCGACGGCGACGCGGCCCCAAGCGCCGGAGCCCGCACGCTGCGGAGAGGAGACAGCTGGCTGCTCATCGCGCCCATCGTACTGCTCGCGCTATGCACCGTGGCGATGGGCGTGGGCGCGCAGTACGTGTTCGATCTCACCGACCAGGCCGCGCGCGAGTTGATCGATCCGGCACGGTACATCCACACCATACGCGGAGCATTGCCATGACGTTGTTTCGCTTGCTGACGCCCCGCAGATTGTGGAAGGCCCTGCTGTTCGCGATTTTTTACATCGAGGAGATGATACTCTCGAATTTCCGCGTCGCCCACGACGTGCTCACGCCGCGCGATCATTTCCGGCCGGGTATCGTCGCGATACGGCTGCCCGAACTGAGCGATGTACAGCTCATCGTGCTGACCAATCTCGTGACGATGACGCCCGGCACGATAAGCATGGAAGTGACGTACGACAGACGGACCTTGTACATACACAGCATGTACATCGAGGATCCCGAGACGTTGCGCAGACAGATTTGTCAGGATTACATCACACGCATACGGGAGATCGTCCCATGACGGAAGCGCCGTCCCCCCTGCTGCACACCGCCGCCACTATAGCGCTGGTGATACTGATGCTCTCGCTCGCCCTGGCGTTATGGCGGCTGGCGCGCGGCCCTGCCTTGCCGGACCGTGTGGTAACATTGGATCTTGTCGCCTCCATCGTGCTCGGGATCATTGCGGCATACAGCGTGCTGAGCGGAGTCGCGATATTTCTGAACGCCGCCGTGCTCCTGGCGCTCATCGCTTTTTTGGGCACGGTGGCATTCGCGCGCTATCTCGAGCGGGGTGTGAAATGATACCGGACATCATTGTGGCCGTACTGCTTCTGGGCGGCGCTGTCTTTTTCTTCACCTCCGCGCTGGGCACGCTGCGCTTCCCGGATCTGTACATACGCATGCACGCGGCCACCAAGGGCGGGGCCTTCGGCGCCGTGCTGATGTTGCTGGGCGTGGCGATGTATTTCCGCGACTGGTGGGTGGGCCTCGAAGTGCTGCTCGTGATACTCTTCATTTTCATGACCGCCCCCGTCGCCGGCCACATGATATCCCGCGCCGCTTATCTGCTCAAAACCCCCATGTGGGAAGGCACCGTGCTGGACGAGTGGAAGAAGGACATGGAAACGCGCAAGAGGGAGTGACGCGCGGGGTGATCGGTGCGGGGGGGGGATGGGGTAGCGCGGATGTCCGGGGAGATTTGGTTCGCGGGGGCATGCCGGAAGATCCTCGGATAGCAAGTGTTATAATCATCCATTAAGATGCGTATTCGTCAGCTAAATCTGAGTGTTTAGCCATTTTCGGATAACTTTTCGTCGAGAGGGATATGCAGAATGAGACGACTAAAGTCATCCAGTGCCTTATGACGCTTTCATTATTCACTATTCAGCTTAATGATCTCTGTCATGAGGTGAACCAAGTCAAATTCTAAGAGATTACTGTGCGAGTTCTATTGACCTGACGTTGATCATCTCGTCAACAAAAATCGTACATTAACCATGCATGTTTTTAATTATACCTCAAAAGGAAATTCGTGATATAAACTGCCTTTGAATCTCAGGAGATAGTTCTCTGTATTTCTCAATGAGCCAGTCAATCTTGAGACTATTCAAATGCTCCTCTAGCTTATGCTTAATCAACTCAAGACGAGATTGATGTTTATCAGCGAGGAACGCAGGAGGTAAATTAGCGCGAACGTGTAGATTGTTGATATCTGCCATATTTAGGCCATTTAATTCAGCAGCTTCTTTTTCTATATTATAAATCCACTCCATACTTTTCTCCTCTCTGTTTTCAGCTATCATTTTCTTGAAATTATCAATTGTCTCTAATGGTTCCCACGGTGGTTCGTCTTGGCCGACCGCTTCAAATACTTCTGATTTTAGTTTACTAGCGAGTGAATCAAACTCACTCCATGTAAGTCCATCATTATCTAACTGCAGATAGGTTTGTATATATATGCGTAAAGATCTACGCATCAACTGTAAATCATCAAGATCCTCTCTGCATCCTTCGAAAACAGAAAATAATTCATCGATTTCATTTTGAAGCTCTTCGGCGTCATTAAAAGAATTTATTGATGTTTGCCATAATCTTGAAGCACGACTCATAGTTTCATTTAATGAATGCTTAATTTCTTCAAGTCTCTCCGACAATTGCAGGCGCACATTTGCGATCTTAGGCATCTCGATATGTGTAGAAATGCTTCGAAGTTTGGCAGCATATTCGATGCCGACTTTCTGAAGAGCACGAAGCTCAGATATCCGTACAAATCTTGTTGCTTCAGCGTGGGTTGTGAGCCATAGGTTTACCTCCCTCAACATTTGGTTCGCAGAAGCTAGCAGTTCCGCTTTTCGTATAGCGGTATTGGTATATTTGACAAGCTCCTCCTCTAAATCGTCCAATTTTAATTTATTTAAACTTCCGCCCACCTTATGAATCATCTTGTGCTTAAATTCACCAACAGCATCAGGTGTCCCATCCTTTGGGGATTGCTTTTTGAGCCAATCTGGGAAGAGATTAATCAATGTTTGCCTAGAACGTTCAGCAATTGGTTTGATTTTCTCGATCTCATGATCGGACCATAATGGTTTATTTGATGTCATTCGGGATATCAAGTCAACAAGGTCAGCCGTGCCCCAAGAAAGCAAGGCAACGTCAAAGCGTTTGAGCCCATTATCAATTTTACTTATAGCGGATTCCTGTATTTCTTCATTTTTTTTCAATTCAATAAAGGCCGTTTTCCCTAACTCTTCGAGATGTAATTCTCGATAAGCCTGTGAGGGTGGCAGCGGTAGTCTTCTTTTTAATTCTTCCGCTTTAATGTACCAATCTCTTCGTTCAAAGTAGGTTTCAGCCTGTTCCCAATCGTCAAGAAGGCTTTCCCATTCTGAAGAAGAGCCTCCGGAAAGCATCAGTTCCACATCATGCAAACTGCTGACATCGATGAAATTTCCCCTAAAAACTCCTTCTTGGATCCATTCGGTAATCGTAACAGATCTTCCAGATTTAACGACAGAGAGCTTTTCACTTCGCGGGGCAACAAAAACTCCTAGGAATAGGCCAGCAGAGGCAATATTTGCCCCATATGGTGGCGCACAAAGTCCTTTTATTGATTCCTGCAAATGGATCCTTTTTTCGCCATTAGCAAGTTGTTCATCCCATTTTTCCGTAAGCCCCCTTAGTACTGGATGCTCTGGACGCATGCGGACAGAGCCATTTTTAGCAAAGACACCCCACGACTCGCGAAGAACAGAAGCTGCACGGTTCTGATCTTTTGCAGGTTTGGCCATTATAGAATTCCAGTCAAGTCGTCCCTGCAAAAGCTCTGCCGTAAAAATTTGGCAGGTTGTGGCTGCGTTCCCCCTTATCGTGGTGAATCCATCAAAAGGAAAGATGATTGGACTTTTGTATATTTTTGCAAAGATATCAGATCCGACACGCCCGAGTCGTGTCGATTCCATGGGTTCTTTAAAGGCTGTAACATATCGGCGCTGTTTAATCATTCCTTCAATGCGGGATTTAATGTCTGAACGCATTTTTTGTTTATGAGCCGGAATAAGGTTGCCAAACTTTGCGACGTCTTGAGCGCTGAGAGAGTCTTCCAAAATTGATAGCTCTGCTAATGATTGCCCTAATTTCCCGTCATCGTCGGAAAGCATTACAATCAATACGGGCTGGGCAACAATTCCGAAATCTTTTGCTATTGTTCTAAGAAGCATTGATGCATCACGTTCAACAACGTTAATATCTCTACTAGGCTCTACATAACAATAAATTACCGTCCCTCTCGGCTCGTCAATACTTGCTGCGCTGACCCATCGGTCCGAGGCCAATTTTACGTGTATTGGGAGGACATCAAGGTTTGATGTAATGGCTTGGTAGCGCCATTCTTTGGTGGTAATTTTATTTTCTTCGGCGAAATCGCATTCAAGATCACCTAGAAGATCACACCAGTCTCCCGCTTTTTTTGAAAATAGTGAAGCCTTGCCTGTTTCATCAAACGTACTTGCAACCCGCTGGCGAACATAAGCTAGAAACTGAGTTCGTGGTACAGCATCCCCTAGAATATCAAACTGCTTAAAAGCCTCGTCCCATTCAATTATGTTGAATTCTTCTCTTAAGAGCTTAAGCCCGTCATGGGCAGTCCTAGGGTGAAGTCCTGATAGTTCAGAGAGCGCCGTAATCGCCTCTTCTTGGCTAATAGATTTCATTCCAAGTTTTGAGGCAAGCACCACTGATCTTAGTAGTTTTAAAAGATCAGATGATAATTGTGCCCCATGGCGTGCTATTACCGAGGAGTATGAATGGGTAATAGCACCTTGTTGTCCGCCCTCTTCAGAAGTTATAAGCTCGTGTTGAAGTGCTTCCGACCAAAAATCCACCGGAGCCAGAAGTCCAACCTTCCCATTCTCAACGACACGATCCCTGTACCGATCAAACGCATCCCAAAGCAAAGCAAGAACCGACCGTTCCTGGAGATGCTTTCCCGCTGCAGCAAAATGGAAAAGAAGCCAGACAGCATAGGGTGAAAGGGGCCAGCAACCTTTACGGATGACACTGTGAAATTGAGCCAGATCCTTCCAGATTCTGTGATTTTGAGAAACCGGAAACCACCTAGAAATATTATCGATAATAAATTCAGATTCTTTTCTTGCAGCGTCATTTCCAAGAAGTTCTGTTATGTAATTAGTATCATTTTTTTCTATAAGGTTTGCGATTAGCGTTTCTAAGTTTATTGACAAGTAAACTTTGCTAGCAGTTTGATATCTTGTAACATAACGCAATATCTCATTTCGATGCTCTGGAGCGACCCGCTGTATGTATGCGTTTAATTCAAACTGAATAAACCCTACAAAACATACCTTGCTTGTATTGTTTTGGATTGCCTCGAACATGTCTTGAAGGACGCCACTGCCAGCAACATGACTTTTGACAGTGGCAAATTCCGTATATCTACCAAATTCGTCGAAAAGTATAGATATGCACTTAAATGGCTTTCCAACCCCACAATACTCACGTGATGCAACGTCTATAACATCCCTTACAGATTCTCCGCCTAATGCGGAAATTCTTATATTTCTGGATGCTAGTATTTTATAGACCTTGCTGTACGTTATGTCGTCTTGCTGCTTTAATTTTTGTAAAACATCATCGATGTTTTCAGCATCACATGCGACGAGCAACTCATCAACAACATCTTTATTGCCAGCAGCCATTTGAATCAAGCTTGATGCTTGAGCAAACCGGGGACGCAAATCATCGAGTGGGCGAGTATCCAAGTCGTGACTCTTGACTTGGTTCATAATTTGCCTGGAAACCTCAGAGGCCAAATCGAAACTTTGCATGCCATTCAAGGCTACCACCAAACATGGCTGACTAACTTCGGCGATCAAGGTCTTGAGGTCGGCCGCAATCTCACGGTCCGCAGATTCGATTCCTGACAAAATAGCATCAGCTTCAATTCCAGTTGGATTACCAAGAAGCCTGCCAAGGGTCAGACCAAGATGTGATTTTCCAGTACCATAACCGGCTATGGCGAGCGTAAAAGGCTGCTCCTCCAGCCCATAGCAGCGATGAAATATGGCTTTTACAAAGCTTGCCGTGTCCTGCAACCGATGGCCATGAGAAGTGCCAATATCTGTTTGAGAAACGCCATGGTAAGCAGGGCCGTGAAATACAAAGGCAGATGACGCAGCCAAAGCCTTAGCTTCGTCGGTTTCTAGCCAATCAATGTTAACGGCACCATTGAAAAGCTTATCTCCGCGAAAACGAACAATGTCGCCAAGCAACTTTAACATGGGCCATCTCCTTTTAGATCAAATCACAAAAAATTAGTTTCCAGGCTGCTTCTAGATCCATCCTTGGATGCAAAAGCCAAGGCTCCATATGACGGTCAACGGTAAACAATCCTTTTCTTTCGGCCAGTTGGAGCACTCGCTGAAGAGCATCTATGTCCCAACCTGGAATGGTTCGCCAACCAGCAACCGAATCAAGCTCTACAACAGAAATTTGGCCGTTCTTAGGGAAATGGTCATGTACAAGCTGCAACAACCATGCACCATATCCAAAACCGAATTCGTCACTCACCGGGGCAGGTTTTCGAGTAATAACCCCACTTTTTTCCGACAAAGCTCCACAAGTTCGAAACGCAGCATCATCCTCGTAGGTGCCAACCAATGGCCCGATTATGCCGGACTTGTCTATTTTGAGAACAGAGTGAAGGTAAGTCTCCAATTTAGATCGCTCAAATGCCATTCCGAGTGCTTGCTTGCCAGGAAAGAAGGTTTGATACCAGACTTCAGCACCACATAAAGGGCTGCAAAGATATAAATGGGCTACCCACTGCGTAATATTCAGTTTTAAAAATGGGTCTTCTAGTAGCACAATGCGGCCAAAGGGTGTGAGATCTGGCTTTTTTATAGATGTTCGGCTGGAACTAGGTAGTCGAATGAGCCCCATACCCCGACAATAATCGATAATAGCGGGAACCTTGCCACTCGACACCCCCATAGGAATACCGGTTTCCGATGCGATTTCCTGATAATCCCCTGACTTTCCAGATGCCGCATAACGGAGCAATGCATTGATGTACTGACGCTCCGGCTTGAAAGATTTATGGAAATTTCGAGGAAGGCGCGAAGGTTTACTCATCGAAACTACGCTCCTCCAATGCTGTTATACGAATTTTCAAGGCTCTCGGGACAAGCTTTTCTCCAGCTTGATCTAGAATACGACCAATGGAATAACATTCTCCTTTTGAGAGTGAAGATAGTTTGCGAATCCAGTCGTCTACCTTTTGTCTTGTTGCCAATGCGGCAATCTCTGCGAAGGCCTTAAGTTCAGTGTCAGCTGGCCTAAAGAAGAGTTTATGCTCCGCATTAAACATGCGGTCCCGCTCGTCTTTTCTCATATTACTCATAGTTTGCGTTGCAAGTATGAGTGAAAGGCCAAATTTTCGTCCCTCACGCAAATATTTCGACAGGGGACTTCCTTCCTTGTGATCAAGATTCTGAACCTCGTCGAGTACGATAACTTTGGGATCCGTTTTCTTCCCTTTTGACTGAAGGTGTCCGTACAAATCCCACAAAATAAATTCAGTAATTAACCTTCCAGAGTACATATCCATTCCAGCAAGCTGGAATATGTTGCATAGCGGATCCTGTTCAAGGAATAAATGATCCCAATCAAAGCCAGCCTCACCAGATGAAAAGGGTTGATCCAAGACAAATGGGCGTAACTTGTTGTGCAGTGATTGCGCGTATGCCTTGTACTGCTTATCCTCAGCCATCGATTCGATTATTGAAAGCATGTGATCAAGATTCATTCCGCTTTTCATGCTTTCCACACCGTCCATAATGGCGTGGTGAAGAACGCTATATTGCTGGTTTCCAATATCATATACCGAGTCAAATAGGCCAGCGATGCGCTTGGCAATGGCATTGGAATTTTCTTTGATTACAATCCCGCCATTATCGGACACCTGGGGTAAAAAAGGATTGATCGGGAGCGGCTCCTGACGCACTACATGCTGCTTGGGTGACAAAATCTCATTGGCTATTTTTTCCAAGTGATTCGGAAGGAAGCCATTCGTGTAGTCAATGATCAGGCTGTTTTGCCTGAATTTACTCATCTCGCACAGCATCGCCTGTATGGCGTAGGTCTTCCCTTGCCCTGAAGATCCAAAAATGAGCATATGACGGTTTGCTAGCTCAGGGTGCTTGAACTCCCAATAAACCGGCTGGCCATTGGGGACTGTCTCACCAAGAAGGATTCTCCCGGAAGGCACTTCTTTATTCACGACGGGTGTTACCGCCGCAACGCTTTCAGAGCCGGTTTCTTGCGGCATTGTGCCTGATGGCTCCGAAGCTGCCTTTGTCTCCATCTCGGGTTCGGATGGTAGTGTTGAATCTTTGATCAGCTCAGCAGCCAGCGGCTGACCGGCTGGTTCAAAAACCTCATCTTCAGAGGACTCATCCTCGTTTTCATCCTCGTCATATACCCAAGGCGTGTAATCATCCTCTGTATCCTCGGGAATATACTCATCATCCTGTTCAACGACCGCAGCCTTCTGCGCATTGATGGCTGTCCAGTCGACAGGATACTCTAAGGAGTCAGTCATCAATTGGCGTACAAATCCTCCCCCAACAGTGTAGACATTGGCGACCACATCGAGATCTCCACCAACGCTCCAATATCCGGCGCGTTTAATTTCTGGATCCTGATCGATCCAGAAGGCGAATACTGAAGCATCCCAAGTTACTAAAAAATCTCCTTCCGCCAAACGTTCGAGTGCCGACAGGACATCCGAATACTTGATTTTCGATACTTCCGTTTTGCTAGCAATCAGACGATGGAGCTGCATCCACCAGTAGCGGCGGTCGGGACGATCTTCGATGGAGCCCGCTCCTCCTGCCCTTTCCGTCGAACTTTTAAAGGCGGAACCCAATACTGACAGGCCGTTGTCAATCTGCGACTTGGCCTTAAAAATGTGCTCCGGCGACTGTTGTCCCATCTTGCATTCGATCAGATGCAGTTTCACGTGGAGGCGTCCATCCTCTCGCAGCCAAACCTGCATCCACATTAGATCTGGGCGACGTAAATTATCTGCAAGATCAAACCAGTGCCGGTAGGCATCTAGTGAGATCAATGATTCACAAAGCAGGTCTTCGGACCCTCGCAGCAGTTTCCGGGTCAAGGAATATGCCATGAAATCACGGATGTATTGATCTGCAGCTCCAGTTGCTCTTACCAAAGATAGACCGGAAAGCTCGGGGGCAACATGAAGAACTCCTTTGGCAACAGCTTTGCAATCGTCCAAAGACCAGCCCGCTTCCGCTGCGTATAGCTGCTGAATGGCGGCCTGCAGCCGGAAGTGAATATCGGCAAAAGAAAACTGCTCGGTCGAAATGGTGTAATTGTCTTCGCCGTGGCTACCGACTCCTGAACCAAAGCCAATTATTTCCCGCTCTTTGTTCTTTTCGAGTTTGGGCGTTCTGATGAGGCGTTCATCCATATTGGGATCAATGCAGATAATCCACTCGGCTTTGTCATGGAGGCAGTCAATTAGCGCTCTCCACGGCGAAAAATCTCCGGAACCAACGACGACAGTGCCGGTCTGCTGTGTTCCAGTCTTCAGACCATGCAGCAGAGTGGCGTGATAGGCTCCAAGTGCAAACTGCCGGTTGCTTACAACCCGTTTCCGTTTGTATTTATCGGCCGGGTTACTGACAGTGCAGCAGGCCTTTTCAAGGATGGGGAATTTAAGATCGCGGCTGGTGATATCGAAGGGCTCGACTCTCTCAAACTCATTCACACCGGTACCAGCGCCAATAAAATCGTAAAAAACGGCAATATCCGCCTCAAACTGCTCTTTTATCAGCTTCTGGAATGCACCGAGATCGTTTTTTTCAACGATACGGTGAGCCACAGAGAAACGGCAGTTCCGGTACAGCTCATATTTTGTTTCGGTTTCAGCAGCCTCCCAACGCTCCTTCCACTGCTGCACCCAGTTGGAAATGTCGGATTCATCATTGGATTCCGTAAACACGGTCACACCGATGGCGTAGGGTCTTCTTCGTTCCTCGTTCAGCACATAGCGCTTATTTGGCTTCTGTTTAGTCGGCTTCGTTGCCAAAACCTTCAGATAAGCATGCACCGCTGCGACCACCGGCTGAACATCTTTATTCCTGAAAACCGCAATACTTAA
Proteins encoded in this region:
- a CDS encoding monovalent cation/H+ antiporter complex subunit F, with protein sequence MTEAPSPLLHTAATIALVILMLSLALALWRLARGPALPDRVVTLDLVASIVLGIIAAYSVLSGVAIFLNAAVLLALIAFLGTVAFARYLERGVK
- a CDS encoding Na+/H+ antiporter subunit B is translated as MNSVILRIAARHLTLMLLLASVILLLRGHNAPGGGFIGGLLAASAVALRAMACGVDDARRLLRFDPRTLINGGLLVALSSGLPALFSDQPFMTGMWIVPELPLIGALPLGTPLWFDLGVYFAVIGFTLTIFFTLAEAPGEKQT
- a CDS encoding Na+/H+ antiporter subunit D; this translates as MMLMLPILLPLAGAALSSLLRARMLAQHIIAGVVTAGMLLVSVLLLHRVQSEGIQVLQVGGWDPPFGITLVADTFSALMLLLTALLGFAVTVYSFAGIDEQRKQHGYFRLLLVLLMGVSGAFLTGDLFNLYVWFEVMLIASFVLMVLGSERAQLEGAIKYVTMNLLASVLFLIGIGVLYGKTGSLNFADLAVRLSSNPQGALVNVSAVLFLIAFGIKAAVFPFFFWLPDSYHVPPPAVTAIFSGLLTKVGIYATLRTFSTIFVHDQGFTQPYFLIVAGLTMVIGVLGAVAQGEMRRLLSFHIISQIGYAMMGIGIFTGAALSGVLYFTLHVAIAKAGLFLVAGYILAVHGSTTLKDLGGLLRSSPFVAILFLILALALAGLPPLSGFFAKYALIQAGLEAGSYVIVATALAVSVLTLFSMTKIWGEAFWRERDGDAAPSAGARTLRRGDSWLLIAPIVLLALCTVAMGVGAQYVFDLTDQAARELIDPARYIHTIRGALP
- the mnhG gene encoding monovalent cation/H(+) antiporter subunit G, with protein sequence MIPDIIVAVLLLGGAVFFFTSALGTLRFPDLYIRMHAATKGGAFGAVLMLLGVAMYFRDWWVGLEVLLVILFIFMTAPVAGHMISRAAYLLKTPMWEGTVLDEWKKDMETRKRE
- a CDS encoding Na+/H+ antiporter subunit E, which translates into the protein MTLFRLLTPRRLWKALLFAIFYIEEMILSNFRVAHDVLTPRDHFRPGIVAIRLPELSDVQLIVLTNLVTMTPGTISMEVTYDRRTLYIHSMYIEDPETLRRQICQDYITRIREIVP
- a CDS encoding Na+/H+ antiporter subunit C, which translates into the protein MTILLSILSGALFAAGVYLLLRRNLIRIVLGLIFIGHAANLLILLSDGLSKAAPPIIAQGRQVLEPPYADPLPQALILTAIVISFGVFAFFLVLIKRSYQVRGSDDIDQFRESGT
- a CDS encoding putative monovalent cation/H+ antiporter subunit A, with translation MILSGILTVFLLAALAPLLHRVLRNKTGIVLAILPAGFSVWIVWAMVGGASDALPLESWEWVPSLGFVLSFRPDGLSLLFALLISGIGAIVLVYGGGYLKGHRDLGRFYAFLFLFMGSMLGVVLSDNLLVLFVFWELTGVASYLLIGYYHEKEESRKSALQALLITGAGGLTLLGGIILLSIAGGGFSITDLVSKAGDIRSHALYLPALLLILIGAFTKSAQVPFHFWLPGAMAAPAPVSAYLHSATMVKAGVFLLARLTPVLGYTAEWHYLVTLAGAATMIVGAVIAYTQTDLKRLLAFSTVSALGTLVMLLGIGTELAAKAAMVFLVVHSLYKGALFMVAGSIDHEAGTRDVRSLRGLIHVMPMTGIAAGLAALSMTGFPPLLGFISKELMYEAKMQAPDASLLILTLGVAANALTIAVALMVGIRPFLGKADQVPAGTHEGYPSLWAGPLFMGFAGLLFGLFPDLIAGPVLSPAVAAIRAEHVALELHLWHGINPVLLLSIATVILGVALYALREKSRLLAGTWAPPQRLRPGAVYQRAVAHLPALAARLAGTLQSGYLRTYLVIVLSAFIVLMGTALLRLHAWPVMDGFDDVTPFEWGLVLLMLAAILVVLFSRTRLAALAGLGIVGYGIAVIFIFYGAADLAITQILIETLTVIIFVLVVYHLPQFTHRSPNATRVRDGVIAVFSGGIVTALALLAADVQLFPSIAESFAQKSLTEGFGRNVVNVILVDFRALDTLGEITVLAVAAVGVFALIRLRPLKKEEGK